One Acidobacteriota bacterium genomic window, CTGCGTCCGTCGCGCACCGACGGCAACACGCGGCTCTACTCCGACGAGGACCTCGAGCGGCTGGAGACGATCCTGACGCTCACGCGCGAGCTCGGCGTGAACCTCGCGGGCGTGGAGATCATCCTCAACCTGCGCGAGCGCATGGCGCAGATGCAGCACGAAGTCAACGAGTTCATGGGCTACGTGAAGCAGGAGATGGTGCGCGGCCTCGGCGATTGGGAGCAGCGTCTCTCGACGGCGATGATCAAGAGCGCGGGCACGCACGATCTCAGGAGCGCGGGATCGCAGGAACTCGGGAGTACGAACGCGCAGGACGCGCCGCCGTCGAAGCCCTGAGTTATCATTCCGATCCCTTGGACGCTGTCTGCGCACTCTGTCACGGCACGGGTTGGAAGTCCGTCGAGCACGACGGCGAACGTCGCGTGACGCGCTGCGATTGCTGGCGCGACGCGTCGGCGTCGCGGCGTCGTGTCGACTCGCGCATTCCGCGCCGGTATCAGCACTGCGCCTTCTCGCCGTTCGACACGTACGGCAATCCGTCGCTCGACCGCGCGCTCGCGTCGGCGCGCGCGCTCGTGCAGCGCTATCCGGTCACCGATCGCGGCCTGTTCCTCCTCGGCCCTCCGGGCGTGGGCAAGACGCACCTGGCCGTTGCGGTGCTGCGAGCGCTGGTTCAGGAGAAGGGCGCGCGCGGCGTCTTCTACGACACGCGCGACCTGTTGCGCGTGATCCGCGCGACGTACGATCCGGTCGTGCGCGAGACGGAACGCGATGTGCTCCGTCCCGTCATGACGGCAGACGTGCTCGTTCTCGACGATCTGGGTGCCGAGAAGGCGTCCGAATGGGTGGACGAGACGCTGAACCTGATCGTCAACACGCGTTACAGCGAGAAGCGTCTCACGCTGTTCACGTCCAACTACGTGGACGATCCCGATCCGACGATTCCCGAGTCGCTGCTGTACCGCATCGGGCTCCGCATGCGATCGCGCCTGCACGAGATGTGCGAGTTCCTCGATCTCGACGGCGCGGACTATCGCGAACTGCCGCCCAACGGCGGCACAGACGACCTCGTGGCGCTGTGGCGCATGCGGCACAAGCCCGGTGGAAGCGGGCGCCTCCCGGTGAAGGCCAGCGCGCCCATGCGCGCGAAACTGCGCGACGGCGCGCGCGCGCCGGCAACAGCCGCGCCCGAGCTCAAATGGCCGGGCGGCCGCGCCGGTACGCGCCGCTGACGTCGTGACACCGCCGCTCGGCCTCTACGTCCACATCCCGTTCTGCAGCGCGATCTGCCACTACTGCAACTTCAACCGCGGCCTGATGGACGCTGCGCTGAAGGACGCGTACGTCGAGGCGCTCGTCACGCACGTCGCGCGTCTTGCCGAACCCATCCTCGTCGACACGATCTACATGGGCGGCGGCACACCGTCGCTGCTCGATCCCCACGACGTGCGTCGCATCGTCGAGGCGTGTCGCGCGGCGTTCGACGTCGTGCCCGGGACCGAGATCACGATGGAGGCCAACCCGGAGACGGTCGACGCACGTCGCCTCGCGGGATTCAGGGCCGCTGGCGTGACACGCCTGTCGTTCGGCGTGCAGTCGTTCCGCGACGAGGAATTGCGGCGGCTCGGGCGCCTGCACAGCGCGGATCGCGCGCGTGCCGCGATGCGCGAGGCGCGAGCCGAAGGCTTCGACGATGTCAGTCTCGACCTGATGATGTGGCTGCCCGGCCAGAGCGTGTCGCAGTGGATGATGTCTGTCGACGCGCTCATCGACATGGCCCCCGATCACGCGTCGCTCTATCTGCTCGAGCTGTATCCCAACGCGCCGCTCCAGGAGTTGATGGCGCGCGAGCAGTGGTCGCAGACGGCAGAAGACGATGCCGCGGACATGTACGAACTGGCGATGGGTCGCCTCGCGGCGGCGGGACTCGCGCAGTACGAGATCTCCAACGTGGCGAGGCAGGGGCACGAGAGTCGCCACAACCTGAAGTACTGGCACGACACAGGGTGGCTGGCCGTTGGCTGCGGCGCGCATGGGTCGCGCGAGGGACGGCGATGGAGTCACGTGGCCGACACGGGGGCGTACGTCGACCGCGTCATGGCTGGAGCGGACCCGACAGGGCAGTCGCGGCACCTGGATCGCACGCAGCAACTGGCCGAGGCGCTCTTCATGGGACTGCGGCTGGTCGAGGGCATCGACCTCGCCGCGTTTCGGGCACGATTTGACGTAGATGTCTGGGATCGCTACGGTGATGCACTGGCACCGGCGTCGGAGGCTGGTCTGCTCGAGCGCGTTTCGGGCAGGATTCGGCTCACGCGCCGTGGCATGCTCCTCGCAAACGAGGTCATGCAGGTGTTTGTCTGATGGGTTTGCGGCGGTCGAGCTTTACGGTACAGTAGCCGCGGACCCACTACCGTTGTTCTCGGTGTTCTCGGAGTTGGAGGAAGTTGCTATGCGTTTGTCGATGGAGGCGCGGGCCGTACGTGGTGCGGGTGCGCGAGTGGCCCTCGGGGCCGCCGTTGTGGTGTTCAGCAGTCTGATGGTGAGCGCGTCTGCCTACGCACAGGCCCCCGCCGAGCAACCGGCACAGCCGGCGGCTCCGGCCGAACCGGCCAAGCCGCAGCTCACGTTCGACAACGGCGACACGGTCGTGTGGTTCTATGCCGTCAAGGGCGACAGCACCGCCAAGTTCGAGAGTGTCTTCGGGCGCGTGAAGGAAGCGATGGGCAAGAGCGAGAATCCGGCGCGCAAGGACCAGGCTGCCGGCATGAAGCTGCTCAAGTCCACTTCGCCGGCCGGCGACGGCACGATCAACTACGTGCTGCTCATCAGCCCGATCGCGAGGGGACAGGAGTACAGCCCGGGCATGCTGCTGTTCGAAGTGTTCCCGACCGAAGCCAAGACGCTGATGGAGGAGTTGCAGACGTGCATCAACACGCAAGGGTTGAATGCCGCGGTGCCGCTCTTGACGGTGATGACGCTCGGCGGCATGTGATCCCGACCTGACGCAGGTTCTGTATCCGACCCCGGCGATGCGCACGCGTCGACCGGGGTCTTCGTCCGAAGATGCGTACCATCCTGCTCCCGATCCTCCTCACCGGCGTGACCGCGTCGGCGTTTGCACAGCAGCCGACGGCAGACGCACCGGCTGCGCCCGCCGTCCAGACGCCTGCCGTGCAGTCGGTGACCACCGTGCCGCCGGTACCCGCGGCACTGCCGTTGGCCGGGCCGACGGGGATGGTGTTCCACGCCATCAAGGCGGACCGGACCGCGGAATTCGAGGCCGTGATGTCGCGCTTGCACGACCTGCTCGCCGCGAGCGGCAACGACGTCCGCCGGCAGCAGGGACGCGGGTGGCGCGTCTATCGTCAGGCGACGCCGCTGCCCGATGGCGCGGTGCTCTACGTCTCGTTCCTCGATCCCGTCGTGGCCAATGCCGAGTACGACGTGCCGCGCCTGCTGGCTGAGGCCGCACCGGACGAGGCGCTGGCGCTGTACGAACAGTTCCGTGACGCTCACGTCCAGCCTGCCGTGCAGGCGTCGAACCTGACCCTCACGATTCCGGCGCCCGTGGCCACGCCAGCGTCAGTTCAGCCATGACCCTTCTGCTCGCGGCGACGCTTTTCCTCGCGACCCAGGCGACGCTTCCTGCGGCACCCGCTCCTGCGTCGTCGTCACAGGTGCCCGTCACCGCACCGGTACCTCCGTCGACCGAGGGTGATCTGTGGCTCGTGATCTACAGCGTGCTGCCGGGGCAGGACACGGAGTTCGAAGCCGTGGCCAGGCTGGTGCGCGACGCGATGAGGGCGAGTCAGGACGAGGTGCGTCAGGCCCAGGCACGCAACCTGCGCATCCACAAGTCGGCGATGCCGAACGCGGATGGCAAGGTCCTGTACTTCCTCCAGATTCCGGCCCTCACCGGCGACGCCGATCGTTCGGGTTTCGATATCCTGATCGAGTCGCTGCTGCCGGCGCAGGCCACGGCGCTCAAGAACCGGTTGACGGCCACGCTCGATCCGTCCAACCCGTCGGGGAACACGTACCTGATCAACGTGCGCTGATCCAGGACGTCTGTTGTACGGCCAGGACTGTCGCCATGGATCTGCATCTCACCGACGACCAGCGGCTGCTGCGCGAGAGCGTCAGGGAGTTCGCCGTGCGCGAACTGGCGCCACACGTGATGGCGTGGGACGAGGCGCAGCACTTCCCGATGGACCTGCTGCCGAAGCTCGCCGAGCTCGGGCTGATGGGGATTCGCGTACCCGAGGCGCTGGGCGGGTCTGGCATGTCGGCCGTGGACTACTGCCTGTGCATCGAAGAACTGGCGCGCGTGGACCCGGCGATCGCGCTGAGCGTCGCGGCGCACAACGGACTGGCCGCCGCCCACCTGCACATGTTCGGCACGCCCGAGCAGCAGACGCGCTTCCTCGTCCCTCTTGCAACAGGCCGGGTGCTCGGCGCCTGGGCACTCACCGAAGCGTCGTCAGGAAGCGATGCCGCGGCGATGCGTACTGTTGCGAGGCGCGACGGTACGGACTGGGTGCTCGACGGCACGAAGACGTTCATCACGCACGGCAACATCGCCGGCGTGATCGTGGCGATGGCCGTCACCGATCGCGCGCGCGGCAATCGCGGGATCTCGGCCTTCGTGTTGCCGGCAGACACGCCAGGCGTCAGGGCCGGCCGCAAGGAGAACAAGCTCGGGATGCGCGCCAGCGAGACGAGCGAGGTCGTGTTCGAGGCATGTCGCCTGCCGGCCGACGCGCTGCTCGGCGTCGAAGGGCAGGGCTTCGTCAACACGCTGCAGGTGCTCGACGCCGGCCGCATCGGAATCGCCGCGTTGTCGGTGGGGCTCGCGCAGGGCGCGTGGGACGCCGCGCGCGCCTATGCCCGCCCGCGCGAGCAGTTCGGCAGGCCAATCGCGTCGTTCCAGGGCATCCGCTGGAAACTTGCCGATCTCGCCAAGCGGATCGAGGCGTCGCGGCTGCTCACCTACAGCGCCGCGGCGGCGGCCGACGAGGGCGTCCGCACCACGCGCGAGTCGTCGATGGCCAAGCTGCACGCGAGCGAGACGGCCGTGCGCGCCGCCGACGAATGCGTGCAGATCCACGGCGGATACGGGTTCGTGAAGGACTATCCGGCCGAGAAATACTTCCGCGACGTGAAGCTGCTCACCATCGGCGAGGGCACCAGCGAGGTGCAGCGCCTGGTCATCGCCAGGCAGCTCCTCGCCTGACCCGCGCTGGACAGGATCGCCGCGGGCCACGCATCATGTGTGGTTGCCGCGCCCACGTGGGTGCGGCCACGACACGACCATGTCCATCACGATTGGGCTCATCGGCGGCCGCGGCCTGTACGACATGGCCGAACTCACCGATCGGCAGGAACGCACCATCGAGACGCCATTCGGCGCACCGTCTGGGCCCTACGTCACGGGTACCATCGGCGGCACGCGCGTGGCGTTCCTCGCGCGGCACGGCGCGGGCCACCGCCTCGCGCCGTCGGAGCTGAACTTCCGCGCCAACATCTTCGGCTTCAAGACGCTCGGGGTGGAGCGCCTGCTGTCGGCCAGCGCCGTCGGGTCGCTGCGTGACGACATCGCCCCCCTCGATCTCGTGATCCCGGACCAGTTCATCGATCGCACGTGCGGCCGCATCGGCACGTTCTTTGGCGACGGCCTCGTCGGCCACATCGCCTTCGCGGATCCGGTGTGCGGCCAGGTCGCGCAGGCGGCCTACGACGCGGCCACCGGCGCCGGCGCACGCGTTCACAAGGGCGGCACGTACGTGTGCATGGAGGGCCCCGCGTTCTCCACGCGCGCCGAGTCGCACCTCTATCGCTCGTGGGGCGCGCAGATCATCGGGATGACCAACCTGCAGGAGGCCAAACTCGCGCGCGAGGCGGAGATCTGCTACGCGACGATCGCTCTGGTCACCGACTACGACTGTTGGCATCCCGATCACGACCACGTGACGGTGGAGATGGTCATCGCCAACCTCACGCAGAACGCCCGCACCGCGCAGCGCGTGATCGCGAGCGCCGTCGCCGCACTGGCGTCGACGCCGCGCACCTGCGCCTGCGGTCAGGCCCTCGCCACCGCGCTCATCACCCGTCCCGACGCCGTGCCCGACGAGACACGACGCATGCTCGCACGCATCGTCGGGAAGTATCTGCCGCAGTGATGCCGCGATGCCGGGAATGCCGCGAATGTCGCGCGCGTCCGGAGCCGCAAGCCACAAGCCACAATCGGTAACCCCCAAGCCGCTCAGATCCCCGAGTTCCCATGCCCCGTCACATCGTCACCGGTTCGATCGCATACGACTACTTGATGACCTTTCCTGGCGCGTTCACGGAACTGCTCCTGCCCGAGCACCTGCAGCGCCTGAGCCTCAGCTTCCTCGTCGACGAGATGGAGAAGCGGCGCGGAGGGTGCGCGCCCAACATCGCGTACACGCTGGCGCTGCTCGGTGAACGGCCCGCGCTGATGGCGACGGCGGGACAGGACTTCAGTGACTATCGTTCGTGGCTCGAAGCCGCCAACGTGGACACGTCGCTCGTCCATGACGTGGGCGACAAGTTCACGGCGTCGTTCTTCTGCAGCACCGACACGCAGAACAACCAGATCGCGTCGTTCTACGCCGGTGCGATGGCCGATGCCGATCAGTTGTCGTTCCGGACGGCCGGTGGCGCGGATCTGGTCATCATCTCACCCAACGATCCGAAGGCGATGGTGCAGTACGCCGACGAGTGCCGTGCCCTCGGCCTCCGCTACATCTTCGATCCCGGCCAGCAGTGCGCGCGTCTCGATGGCCCCGAGCTGGCCGCGGGGCTCGTCGGCGCGAACATCGTCATCTGCAACGACTACGAGTACGAACTGATTCGGGAGAAGACGGCGCTCGACGTCGACGCGCTGCTCGAGAAGTCCGAAGCGGTCATCGTCACCAGGGGCGAACACGGGTCGTCGATTCACGTGCCCGGGCGTCGCATCGACGTGCCCGCAGCGCCGGAACGCCGCGTTGCCGATCCGACGGGCGTGGGCGATGCGTATCGTGGCGGACTCATGAAGGGGCTCGCGCTCGGCGCCGACTGGGAGACGTGCGGACGCCTCGGCAGCGTGGCGGCCACGTATGCGCTCGAGCACGTGGGCGGCCAGAGCCATGCGTACAGCCTCGACGAGTTCCGCGAGCGCTACACAGACGCATTCCGGAGCGATTGCCCGTTCTGAGATGCCCCGCACCGGGTGGCGGGCGCAGCCGCACCTCACCCGTTGGAGACCACGGGTGTCCACCTCCGGCTCGTTCGAGATGACGCAGGCGTGGTGGCTGCGCACCGGTCTCACGACGGCGGCCGTCCTCTGGGCCGTGGCCATCGTGGTGACGCCAGCGATGCTGCATGCGTCAGCGGGACGTGACGCATCGCGCGGCGGCCTGCTGCTGGCCGCCGTTGTTCAGGGGGTCGGCGCCCGGATCTGCCATCAGCGTCCCGATCGAACGTTTCGTGTGCAGGGCTCGCTCATGCCCGTCTGTGGCCGCTGCACCGGCCTGTATGTCGCCGGGGCGCTCGGCTTGCTGGCAGGCAGCGTGTGGCGCCGTCCGCGTCGCGCCGCCACGCACTCGTCCCGGACGTTGCTCGTCGCGGCAGCGGTGCCCACGCTCGCCACATGGACGATGGAAGTGGCGGGTGTGTGGAATCCGGGGACACCGCTGCGCGCGGTGGCGGCCCTCCCGCTCGGCGCCGCGGCAGGCTGGGTGTGCGCGCGCGCCTTGCTACACTACCCCCCGATGTCCGCGCGTCAGGCCTCCTCGTCCACCACACTCCCGCCGCTGCCGTTGTGCGCGATCGGGTGGCTCGTGCCGGGAGCGGCGCACATGCTGCTCGGCCGTCGCGAGAAGGGCGTCATCTTCCTCGTGGTGCTCGTCGCGCTCTTTGCCGCCGGTCTCGCGCTCGAGGGGCGCATCTTCCCGATCGAGCCGCGTGAGCCGCTCGTGGCGCTGGCGGCGCTCGCAGACCTGGGGATTGGCGCGCCGTACTTCGTGGCCTGGGCGCTCGGTCTTGGTTCCGGAACCGTCGTGGCCGCGAGCTACGAGTACGCGAACACGTACCTGATCGTCGCGGGCCTGCTGAACGCGCTGGTGGTGCTCGACGCGTACGACATCGCGATCGGACGCAAGGCCTGATGACCAGCCACTTCCTCCTGCTCGTGTTCTTCGCCGTGTGCGTGGCCACGGTGATGGCCGTCCTCCAGAAGGACGACCGTGCTGGCCAGGTGCGCCTCGCGCTCTACATCGCCGGCGGGTTCGTGGGGACGGCCCTGGTGCTCGGCTGGCTGATGTTCCCCTTTCCGCTGTGAGCCCCCGCACACGTGCGTGGCTGTCCTGGGCACCGGCAATCCTCTGGGCGGTCGTGATCTTCGCGCTCTCGGCGCAACCGTCGCTGCCGAGCGCGGGCGTCAGCGACAAGCACGCCCACATGGTGACGTACGGTCTGCTCGCCGGCCTGTGCCTGATGGGCCTCACAGGCTGGCGCCAGCGTCGCATCGCCGGCGGACCCGCGCTTGTGGCCTTCGTCATGGCCGTCCTCTACGGCGTCTCCGATGAATGGCACCAGTCGTTCGTGCCGGGCCGCACGCCAGACGTGGCCGACGTGGTGGCCGATGCGCTGGGCGCGGCGCTGGCCGCTGGCGGCGCGTGGGCGTGGGCTATACTGCTGGCCGGGCGATCGACGCCCCGGCAGTCCTGAACGCGTACCCGTGCGGACGTTCCGCGAGACGGGAGGCGCGTCACCCCCAAGAGTTCCCGCCGCATGAGCGACCAGCATCTGGAGTTGTCGGGTACCGGCGCCGTGCGCGTGCTGACGATCAGCCGTCCCGAGAAGCTCAATGCGCTGAACCGCGCGATGGTGGTGGCGCTGCAGGCACGTCTCGATGCGCTCGCGGCCGATGCATCCCTGCGCGTGCTGATCGTCACGGGTGCGGGACCGAAGGCGTTCGTCGCCGGTGCAGACATCGCGGAGTTCGAGGGACTGACCTCCGAGCAGGCGACCAGACTGGCACAGCAGGGGCAGCGCGTGCTCGACACGCTCGAGGCGCTGCCCGTGCCGACCATCGCGGCGATCAACGGTTTCGCGCTCGGCGGCGGATGTGAACTGGCGTTGGCGTGTACGTTCCGCATCGTGGCGGACACGGCTCGACTCGGTCTTCCGGAGACCTCGCTGGGACTCATCCCCGGATTCGGCGGGACGCAGCGGCTCGCGCGGGCCGTCGGCACGCAGCGCGCGCTCGACCTGATACTCACGGGGCGGCAGGTGTCTGCCGAGGAAGCCGTCCACATCGGCCTGGCTCTCCGTGCGGTGCCGGCGGCGCAGTTGATGGACGAGGTGCGGGCGCTGGCGGCACATCTGGCCACGCGCGCGCCGCTGGCCTTGCGGTATGCCCGCGAGGCCGTCTCGGAAGGCGCAGACCGGCCGCTCGCCGACGCGCTGGGACTCGAAGCGCGGCTCTTCGGCCTTGCGGCATCCAGCGACGACATGCGCGAGGGCGTGCGCGCGTTCCTGGACAAGCGTCAGGCATCATTTACAGGTCGTTGACGAGGAGCCCGCAGCCCGTGTCCCGTCCCGCCGTGTCCCAGCCCGTCCCACAGGTTCCAGGCCTGCGCGTTGCCCTCGTCGTGTCGACGTACCACGATGGAATCACCGCGCGGCTGGCTGAAGGTGCGTACGAAGGCCTCGCGGCCGCCGGTGTTGCGCAGCGCGACATCTCGCGCCTCGACGTGCCAGGTGCGTACGAGATTCCGTTCGGTGCGCGCATCGCCGCGGTGTCGGGGCGCGTTGACGCGGTGGTGTGCCTCGGCTGTCTCATCAAGGGCGAGACGCCGCACTTCGACTACATCGCGTCGGCCGTCTCGCATGGTCTGATGCAGGCGTCGCTTCTCCAGGGCGTGCCGATGGCGTTCGGCGTGCTCACCGTGAACACGATGGACGAGGCCGTCGCGCGCGTGCCCGAAGGGGCAGGCAACAAGGGCTACGAAGCCGCGGTCGCCGTGGCGACGATGGCGGCGCTGGCGCGGGAATGGCAGCCGCGTACGGCGAAAGCGGGGATGCGGGGGTGAAGCGTGATCCTCATCACCTGCGTCAGGCGCGCGAGTCGGCGCTCCAGATGCTGTACGGCTGGGAGATGGGCGGGGACGCGCTTCCCGAAGCCATCGCCGGCGTGCGGGAACTGCAGCTACGTCCACCCGTGGCGGGCCGCGACGCGCTGGCCGAGGAGCTCGCGTACGGGACGGCTCGCGCGCTCGAGCGCATCGATCCGTTGATCGCCGAGGCCGCGACCAACTGGCGTCTCGAACGCCTCGCCATCGTCGACCGCCTGGTTCTGCGTCTCGCCGTCCACGAGCTCCTCGATCGTCCGGACACTCCTCCGGCCGTTGTCATCAACGAAGCGCTGGAACTGGCCCGCACCTTCAGCGCCCCCGATGCCGTCCGCTTCGTGAACGGCGTACTCGACGCCATCAGGAAGAGGCTCACGGACCGGCAACCGGCAACCGGCGACGGGCAACCGGAGTCCGGGCACCGGGCACCGGGCACCGGGCGCCGGATTTCAGACACGGAGCAGTGACTGTTCGCTTCCGTAAGCCGTAGACCTCCTGTATCCCCATGTCCGATTCAGAACTCGTCGCTCAGCGCCGTGCCAAGTACGAGGCGATCCTCGCGCTCGGCGTGCGGCCGTACCCGAGTACCTTCGACGCCACGCACCGCATCGCCGACATCGTGGCGACGTATGACACGTACACGGGCGAGGCGCTCGACGCCGATCACGTGCCGGTGCGCGCGGCGGGACGCATCCTCGGGATGCGCACCTTCGGCAAGGCGAACTTCCTCGTGCTGTCTGACGGCGTGGCACAGTTGCAGGTCTACGTGCGGAAGGACTCGGTGAGTGAAGAGGCCTTCGCGCTGTTCGGGCATCTCGATTTCGGCGATCAGATCGGCGTCCACGGCCGCCTGTTCAGGACGCGTACCGGCGAGTTGACGATCTGGGCGTCGGCGCTGACGTTCCTCGCCAAGAGCTTCCTGCCGCTGCCGGAGAAGTGGCACGGACTGCAGGACATCGAGACGCGCTATCGCCAGCGGTATCTCGATCTGATCGTGAACCCGGACGCGCGCCGCGTGTTCGACGTGCGGGCGCGGACGCTGCAGACCATTCGAGGCTTCCTCGACGCGCGCGGGTTCCTCGAAGTCGAGACCCCGATGATGCAGCCGCTGGCGGGCGGCGCACTGGCGCGTCCGTTCGTGACGCATCACAACGCGCTCGACATGAAGTTGTACATGCGCATCGCGCCCGAGCTGTACCTCAAGCGGCTCGTCGTCGGCGGCATGGATCGCGTGTACGAGATCAACAGGAACTTCCGCAACGAGGGCATCTCCACGCAGCACAATCCCGAGTTCACGATGCTGGAGTTCTATCAGGCGTACGTGGACTACCAGTACCTGATGCGCCTCACCGAGGAGATGTTGGCCGAGGTGGCGATGGCCACCACGGGCTCGACCGACCTCACCTTCGGCGAGCACGCGATCTCGTTCGCGGCGCCGTTCCGCCGCCTGTCGCTGCGGCACGCGGCCGCCGAGCGCGCGTCGGAGCGGTTGCAGCGATCGGTGGACGTCGACATGCTGCGCGACGCGGCCACGGCACGCAGCATCGCCGTCGCGCTCGGCCTCGACGTGCCGGACGGACAGGGCGCGGGCAAGACCGCCACGGCGATCTTCGAAGCGTTGTGCGAGGAGGACCTGATCCAGCCGACGTTCATCCACGATTTCCCGACGGAGGTGTCGCCGCTTTCCAAGCAGAAGCCCGACGACCCCGACACGGTCGAGCGTTTCGAGCTGTATGCGGGTGGTTTCGAACTCGCCAACGCGTTCAGCGAGCTGAACGATCCCGCCGAACAGCGGCGCCGGTTCGAGGACCAGTTGAGCGAACGCGCGCGCGGCGACGCCGAGGCGCACCAGATGGACGAGGACTACATCCGCGCGCTGGAGTACGGCCTGCCGCCTACCGGCGGCGAAGGGGTGGGCATCGACAGGCTCGTGATGCTCCTGACCAACAGCCCCAGCATCAGGGAGGTGATTCTGTTCCCCCTCATGCGCCAGCGCTGACCGGGCGAGCTACTGATACCGCAGGGCCTGCGCGGGGTCGAGGCGCGAGGCCTGTCGCGACGGGTAGATCGTCGCGACAAAGCAGATCACCAGCGCCGCGAGGACGACGATCACGAAATCGTGCGGCTGCACCTTGAACGGCACGTGCGCCACCTGGTAGACGTCCATCGGCACCTTGATCAGCTGATACGTGTCGAGCACCCACGCCACGGCGAGGCCCGCCGCTGCGCCCACCGTCGTGCCGATCGTCCCGATGATCAGCCCCTGCAGCATGAACACGATGGTGATGCTGCGGGCGGCGGCGCCCATGGTCTTCAGGATGGCGATGTCGCGGCTCTTCTCCATCACGAGCAGCACCAGCGACGCCACGATGTTGAGCGCCGCCACCATGACGATGAGGCCGATGGTGATGGAGATGGCGATCTTCTCCAGCCAGAGCGCGGAGAACAGCGACTGGTTCATCTGCGCCCAGTCCTGCGTCACGTAGGTGTTGCCGAGCGCGGCGACGATGGCCGACGCGACGACCGGTGCGGCGTACATGTCGTCCACGCGCACCTCGATGAAGTCGGGGCGATCGCGGGCCAGCAGCCGCTGCGCCGTCGGGAGCGACACGAATCCGTAAGCGGCATCGAACTCGTACAGCCCCAGCGCGTAGATTCCCACCACCTGCAGCCGCCGGCTCCCCATCGTCGGGCCGAAGGGAGAGAGGGGCCCTTCCGGCGTCATGACGGTGACCGTGTCGCCGATGGACACGCGGAGCTGTTCGGCCAGCGTCTGCCCGATCGCGATGCCGGCCAGGCCCTCGTCGGGCACCACGCCCACGGCCTGCAGCGTGCCCTGCCGCATGCGCTCGCGCACGTCGGTGACCTCGCCTTCGGTCTCCGGATCGATGCCCTTGACGGTGATGAACGCCTGCTCCTCGCCGGCCGTGATGAGCGCCTTGCCGAGCACGATGGGTGACGCGCCCGTCACGCGCGGCACCTCTTTCACGCGGCGCATGTCGGCCTGTGCGTCGCTGATGCCTTCACCCGCCTGCCACACGTAGATGTGCGGCGACGCCCCGACGATCCGGTCGCGCAGTTCGCCCTGAAGCCCCGTCATCAGCGCCAGCGCGATGATGAGCGCCATCACGCCGACGGCGACGCCGATCGTCGAAATCACCGAAATCAGCGAGAGGAACGCCTGCTTGCGCCGGGCGACGAGGTACCGGAGCGCCAGGAAGAGTTCATAGGGCATGCGCGGTA contains:
- a CDS encoding helix-turn-helix transcriptional regulator, which translates into the protein MTTRRPGKALYMISAVAQRYNIHPQTLRLYEREGLLRPSRTDGNTRLYSDEDLERLETILTLTRELGVNLAGVEIILNLRERMAQMQHEVNEFMGYVKQEMVRGLGDWEQRLSTAMIKSAGTHDLRSAGSQELGSTNAQDAPPSKP
- a CDS encoding ATP-binding protein encodes the protein MDAVCALCHGTGWKSVEHDGERRVTRCDCWRDASASRRRVDSRIPRRYQHCAFSPFDTYGNPSLDRALASARALVQRYPVTDRGLFLLGPPGVGKTHLAVAVLRALVQEKGARGVFYDTRDLLRVIRATYDPVVRETERDVLRPVMTADVLVLDDLGAEKASEWVDETLNLIVNTRYSEKRLTLFTSNYVDDPDPTIPESLLYRIGLRMRSRLHEMCEFLDLDGADYRELPPNGGTDDLVALWRMRHKPGGSGRLPVKASAPMRAKLRDGARAPATAAPELKWPGGRAGTRR
- the hemW gene encoding radical SAM family heme chaperone HemW; this encodes MTPPLGLYVHIPFCSAICHYCNFNRGLMDAALKDAYVEALVTHVARLAEPILVDTIYMGGGTPSLLDPHDVRRIVEACRAAFDVVPGTEITMEANPETVDARRLAGFRAAGVTRLSFGVQSFRDEELRRLGRLHSADRARAAMREARAEGFDDVSLDLMMWLPGQSVSQWMMSVDALIDMAPDHASLYLLELYPNAPLQELMAREQWSQTAEDDAADMYELAMGRLAAAGLAQYEISNVARQGHESRHNLKYWHDTGWLAVGCGAHGSREGRRWSHVADTGAYVDRVMAGADPTGQSRHLDRTQQLAEALFMGLRLVEGIDLAAFRARFDVDVWDRYGDALAPASEAGLLERVSGRIRLTRRGMLLANEVMQVFV
- a CDS encoding acyl-CoA dehydrogenase family protein, producing the protein MDLHLTDDQRLLRESVREFAVRELAPHVMAWDEAQHFPMDLLPKLAELGLMGIRVPEALGGSGMSAVDYCLCIEELARVDPAIALSVAAHNGLAAAHLHMFGTPEQQTRFLVPLATGRVLGAWALTEASSGSDAAAMRTVARRDGTDWVLDGTKTFITHGNIAGVIVAMAVTDRARGNRGISAFVLPADTPGVRAGRKENKLGMRASETSEVVFEACRLPADALLGVEGQGFVNTLQVLDAGRIGIAALSVGLAQGAWDAARAYARPREQFGRPIASFQGIRWKLADLAKRIEASRLLTYSAAAAADEGVRTTRESSMAKLHASETAVRAADECVQIHGGYGFVKDYPAEKYFRDVKLLTIGEGTSEVQRLVIARQLLA
- the mtnP gene encoding S-methyl-5'-thioadenosine phosphorylase, translating into MSITIGLIGGRGLYDMAELTDRQERTIETPFGAPSGPYVTGTIGGTRVAFLARHGAGHRLAPSELNFRANIFGFKTLGVERLLSASAVGSLRDDIAPLDLVIPDQFIDRTCGRIGTFFGDGLVGHIAFADPVCGQVAQAAYDAATGAGARVHKGGTYVCMEGPAFSTRAESHLYRSWGAQIIGMTNLQEAKLAREAEICYATIALVTDYDCWHPDHDHVTVEMVIANLTQNARTAQRVIASAVAALASTPRTCACGQALATALITRPDAVPDETRRMLARIVGKYLPQ
- a CDS encoding carbohydrate kinase family protein; amino-acid sequence: MPRHIVTGSIAYDYLMTFPGAFTELLLPEHLQRLSLSFLVDEMEKRRGGCAPNIAYTLALLGERPALMATAGQDFSDYRSWLEAANVDTSLVHDVGDKFTASFFCSTDTQNNQIASFYAGAMADADQLSFRTAGGADLVIISPNDPKAMVQYADECRALGLRYIFDPGQQCARLDGPELAAGLVGANIVICNDYEYELIREKTALDVDALLEKSEAVIVTRGEHGSSIHVPGRRIDVPAAPERRVADPTGVGDAYRGGLMKGLALGADWETCGRLGSVAATYALEHVGGQSHAYSLDEFRERYTDAFRSDCPF
- a CDS encoding DUF2085 domain-containing protein, with translation MSTSGSFEMTQAWWLRTGLTTAAVLWAVAIVVTPAMLHASAGRDASRGGLLLAAVVQGVGARICHQRPDRTFRVQGSLMPVCGRCTGLYVAGALGLLAGSVWRRPRRAATHSSRTLLVAAAVPTLATWTMEVAGVWNPGTPLRAVAALPLGAAAGWVCARALLHYPPMSARQASSSTTLPPLPLCAIGWLVPGAAHMLLGRREKGVIFLVVLVALFAAGLALEGRIFPIEPREPLVALAALADLGIGAPYFVAWALGLGSGTVVAASYEYANTYLIVAGLLNALVVLDAYDIAIGRKA
- the vanZ gene encoding VanZ family protein, with the translated sequence MVTYGLLAGLCLMGLTGWRQRRIAGGPALVAFVMAVLYGVSDEWHQSFVPGRTPDVADVVADALGAALAAGGAWAWAILLAGRSTPRQS